A single genomic interval of Ruminococcus sp. NK3A76 harbors:
- a CDS encoding plasmid mobilization relaxosome protein MobC encodes MKIARKNKSLRRKEIVYSAEEWAQIEEKAKGCHLKTSTYIRAMSLSGEVNVIDLKEIAPLLNGMRVISRNINQVAKKANEMCSIYAADVEKLRGDVSQLCHTVNLWLSTVMSNKR; translated from the coding sequence ATGAAAATAGCAAGAAAAAACAAATCGCTCCGCCGCAAGGAGATAGTGTATTCGGCGGAGGAATGGGCACAAATCGAGGAGAAGGCTAAGGGTTGCCATTTAAAAACCTCGACGTACATTAGGGCGATGTCGCTAAGTGGTGAGGTAAATGTTATTGATTTGAAAGAGATTGCACCCCTGCTCAATGGTATGAGAGTCATATCAAGAAATATCAATCAGGTGGCGAAGAAAGCAAATGAAATGTGCAGCATTTATGCTGCTGATGTGGAAAAGTTGAGAGGAGATGTGAGCCAGCTTTGCCATACTGTAAATCTGTGGCTATCCACCGTAATGTCAAACAAACGCTGA
- a CDS encoding class I SAM-dependent DNA methyltransferase: MTDKKIDVMWDDAPIDVSTEVGFIWSIANKLRGTYQSDKYKDVIIPMVIIRRFECALEATKQAVVEQYKKNPAYPAKAMCRVSGYQFFNTSEYTLAELVNDPDHLAANFRNYIEGFSANVQDIIKSLDFDKQIDKMDKNNRLLSVVKAFSELDLDPKTIDNVKMGYIFEDLIRRFSENAEAGDHYTGRDIIKLMVNILLAEGCDDIFDDHKEITILDQAAGTGGMLSTSYNFIHRYNPTANVRLFGQEINPESYAMCVAEMLIKGQNAENIRMQDTMKADCFPDRQMRFVIENPPFGTPWGGKDAAEGVEQAVKEENQKGFDGRFGAGLPGSGDMQLLFIQSAVNKMDNALGRAAIIENGSPLFSGGTSSGESQIRRWLLENDLIEAIIALPVDLFYNTGIATYIWVLSKNKREERRGKIQLIDAGSIFHKLRKALGNKKNEISPEDRSAITKLYADFTENELCKIYPNTEFIYREYTVMQPLQRSYAVTEERIQAMLSKGSLSSLYDPAKVAELENAEELTGKEVKKLESYQNNKPVYDAIIESLSGAVSDAVYLSPAEFMPVLTKILSTATTDKKLIDKIADGLSERTKSAEIQRDKKGNIIYDKETKDTEIVKFDESIEDYMAREVLPHVPDAQWFFEEDLSKKSPVVKTGAEIPFTRYFYKYQQPKPSEELEQRFLELEKSVSERIARLFG; the protein is encoded by the coding sequence ATGACTGATAAGAAAATAGATGTAATGTGGGACGATGCCCCCATTGATGTATCGACCGAAGTAGGCTTCATTTGGTCTATTGCAAATAAGCTGAGAGGTACATACCAGAGCGACAAGTACAAGGATGTTATCATTCCTATGGTCATTATCCGCCGCTTTGAGTGTGCATTGGAAGCTACGAAGCAGGCTGTCGTGGAGCAGTACAAGAAAAATCCTGCGTACCCTGCAAAGGCTATGTGCCGTGTGTCGGGGTATCAGTTCTTCAATACGAGCGAGTACACCCTTGCGGAGCTTGTCAATGATCCCGACCACCTTGCGGCGAATTTCAGAAACTACATCGAGGGCTTTTCTGCCAATGTGCAGGACATCATCAAGAGCCTTGACTTTGACAAGCAGATCGACAAAATGGATAAGAACAACCGTCTGCTGTCGGTAGTAAAGGCTTTCTCGGAGCTTGACCTCGATCCCAAGACCATTGACAATGTTAAAATGGGATACATATTTGAGGACTTGATCCGTAGATTCTCCGAAAATGCCGAAGCCGGCGATCACTACACGGGCAGAGATATTATCAAGCTCATGGTCAATATTCTGCTTGCAGAGGGCTGTGACGATATTTTCGATGACCACAAGGAGATCACCATACTGGACCAGGCAGCAGGCACAGGCGGTATGCTCTCAACTTCCTATAACTTCATTCATCGCTATAACCCGACTGCGAATGTGCGTCTGTTCGGGCAGGAGATCAACCCTGAGTCCTATGCGATGTGCGTGGCTGAAATGCTCATCAAGGGGCAGAATGCCGAGAATATCCGTATGCAGGACACGATGAAGGCTGACTGTTTCCCTGACAGACAGATGCGTTTCGTGATCGAAAATCCGCCGTTCGGTACGCCATGGGGCGGTAAGGACGCAGCAGAGGGTGTTGAGCAGGCTGTCAAGGAGGAGAACCAGAAGGGCTTTGACGGTCGCTTCGGTGCAGGACTGCCGGGTTCAGGCGATATGCAGTTGCTTTTCATTCAGTCGGCTGTGAACAAGATGGACAATGCCCTCGGTCGAGCTGCTATCATCGAGAACGGCTCTCCGCTGTTTTCGGGCGGTACATCTTCGGGCGAGAGCCAGATCAGACGGTGGCTGCTTGAAAATGACCTGATCGAAGCAATTATCGCACTTCCTGTTGACCTTTTCTATAATACGGGTATCGCTACATACATTTGGGTGCTGTCGAAGAATAAGCGTGAGGAGCGCCGTGGCAAGATTCAGCTCATTGATGCAGGCTCTATCTTCCACAAGCTCCGCAAGGCACTCGGCAACAAGAAAAACGAGATCAGTCCCGAAGACCGTTCCGCTATCACGAAGCTGTATGCTGACTTCACAGAGAACGAGCTTTGCAAGATCTACCCGAACACCGAGTTCATCTATCGTGAATACACGGTCATGCAGCCGTTGCAGAGAAGCTACGCTGTGACCGAGGAGCGTATCCAGGCAATGCTGTCAAAGGGTTCGCTGTCCTCGCTGTACGATCCTGCAAAGGTGGCAGAGCTTGAAAACGCAGAGGAGCTGACGGGCAAAGAGGTCAAGAAGCTCGAAAGCTATCAGAATAACAAGCCCGTTTACGATGCGATCATTGAATCGCTGAGCGGTGCTGTTTCCGATGCGGTATATCTGTCCCCTGCGGAGTTCATGCCCGTACTGACTAAGATACTCAGCACGGCAACAACAGACAAGAAGCTCATTGACAAGATCGCTGACGGTCTGTCGGAAAGGACCAAGTCTGCTGAGATCCAGCGTGACAAGAAGGGTAACATCATCTACGATAAGGAGACAAAGGACACGGAGATCGTGAAGTTTGACGAGAGCATCGAGGACTATATGGCTCGTGAGGTACTTCCCCATGTTCCCGATGCACAGTGGTTCTTTGAGGAAGATCTGAGCAAGAAGTCGCCTGTTGTCAAGACAGGTGCGGAGATCCCGTTTACAAGATATTTCTATAAGTATCAGCAGCCGAAGCCCAGCGAGGAGCTTGAACAGCGGTTCTTGGAGCTTGAAAAGTCGGTAAGTGAGCGTATCGCACGGCTGTTTGGATAA
- a CDS encoding relaxase/mobilization nuclease domain-containing protein — translation MPYCKSVAIHRNVKQTLTYILNPDKTDERVLTISRNCMTEPEYAYTQMKTVYEQYARRSYDAPPSKSGKSPVKAIHYIMSFADSENVTPELAHKIGMAFVRKMFGDDVQAVIATHVNTDHVHNHILINSYSLTSKRFYDNKSTVRKMREVTNGVCRAFGVEPALNFENEGRSISYSECQHKKKGTSWKEHIRKAIDSLIPSVSSFDDLLAELEMQGFTVKRDKNILIKAPGQQRSVSLWKLGEDYTEESLNARIGMIQVFAKPIIKQVDVYKLSEMLSVISKDHISSISDLEGRIMRLRKEYEKTKGEECREKLREYLYIRDTYNEISKGDYISKLVKEEKLRREKEQKKQPYRKKLKR, via the coding sequence TTGCCATACTGTAAATCTGTGGCTATCCACCGTAATGTCAAACAAACGCTGACCTACATTCTCAACCCTGACAAGACCGACGAGCGAGTTTTGACAATCTCGCGGAATTGCATGACCGAGCCCGAGTACGCCTACACGCAGATGAAGACGGTTTACGAGCAGTACGCAAGGCGCAGCTACGATGCCCCTCCGAGCAAAAGCGGCAAAAGCCCCGTCAAGGCGATACATTACATAATGAGCTTTGCGGATTCTGAGAACGTCACGCCAGAGCTTGCACACAAGATAGGCATGGCATTTGTCCGCAAGATGTTCGGTGACGATGTGCAGGCGGTCATAGCAACTCATGTCAATACCGATCACGTTCACAATCATATCTTGATAAATTCTTACTCGCTCACCAGCAAGCGGTTTTATGACAACAAATCCACCGTCAGAAAAATGCGTGAGGTCACGAACGGGGTGTGTCGGGCATTTGGAGTTGAACCTGCCCTCAACTTTGAGAATGAGGGTAGGTCTATTAGTTACTCCGAATGTCAGCACAAGAAAAAGGGTACTTCTTGGAAAGAGCATATCAGAAAAGCAATTGACAGCTTGATACCCAGCGTCAGCAGCTTTGATGACCTGCTTGCGGAACTTGAAATGCAAGGGTTTACCGTCAAGCGAGATAAGAACATCTTGATAAAAGCCCCCGGGCAGCAGCGTTCGGTCAGTTTGTGGAAATTGGGAGAGGACTATACCGAGGAGTCGCTCAATGCGAGAATAGGTATGATTCAAGTTTTTGCAAAGCCTATTATAAAACAAGTTGATGTTTACAAACTCTCGGAGATGTTGTCTGTTATCAGCAAAGATCATATTTCATCAATCAGTGATCTGGAGGGGAGAATCATGCGATTGAGAAAAGAATATGAAAAGACTAAGGGTGAGGAATGTCGGGAGAAACTGAGAGAGTATTTGTATATTAGGGATACTTACAATGAGATTTCTAAGGGAGATTACATTTCAAAGCTCGTTAAGGAAGAAAAACTCCGCAGGGAGAAGGAACAGAAAAAGCAGCCGTACAGAAAGAAATTAAAAAGATAA
- a CDS encoding helix-turn-helix domain-containing protein, whose amino-acid sequence MNLTEKQQIISQIAQLLEQLIEAETSEPSPQQDQTETQPLEMLTVKECAALVNGLSEHTVRQLVAQDKVAYVRAGSGVRGKILVSKASLLKYLGVAD is encoded by the coding sequence TTGAATTTAACAGAAAAACAGCAGATCATTTCGCAGATAGCCCAGCTATTAGAACAGCTTATAGAAGCAGAAACGTCCGAGCCTTCACCGCAGCAAGATCAGACCGAAACTCAGCCGCTTGAAATGCTCACAGTCAAGGAGTGTGCTGCACTTGTAAATGGCTTATCCGAACACACAGTCCGCCAGCTTGTCGCACAGGACAAGGTCGCCTATGTAAGAGCAGGCAGCGGTGTGCGTGGCAAGATACTTGTAAGCAAAGCGTCTTTGCTAAAATATCTTGGAGTAGCAGATTGA
- a CDS encoding site-specific integrase, whose translation MASIEKRGNSYRIKVSCGYKVDGTQVVHRMTWTPEPDMTPKQIEKELQRQAILFEEECSHGQVASAVKFEVLSEEWFEQYAKLNLKSTTYTRQRQLTKRVYKAIGHIRIDKLTARDIQKFINSLAGEGVNEHTGKPLSHKTMIHYLSFISTVLDYGIKMDMLSDNPCRRVTVPKGSKKKRHILTMEETQHFFTLLDEHATIKWKAFFTLIIYSGMRRGEMLGLEWHDIDLQTGVIHIERTSNYTKARGIYTDTPKTESSVRFIKVPMNVIDVLKEYREWQDSEIRRLGSKWNETDRLFTKWDGRPMNLQTPYGWLKEFCEEHSFPFYGIHQFRHLHTSLLIGAGIDPTTVSGVLGHAQVSTTLNLYSHMFRENQVKACDAVAKALSFNNPEPTPPKDPEPTVTADNCNESDINRANIICIKTGYGA comes from the coding sequence ATGGCATCAATTGAAAAAAGAGGAAACAGTTACAGGATCAAGGTATCCTGCGGTTACAAGGTTGACGGAACACAGGTAGTGCATCGAATGACTTGGACTCCCGAGCCCGATATGACGCCCAAGCAGATCGAAAAGGAATTGCAAAGGCAGGCGATTCTTTTTGAGGAGGAGTGCAGTCATGGGCAGGTCGCTTCGGCGGTCAAATTTGAGGTACTGTCGGAGGAATGGTTCGAGCAGTATGCAAAGCTCAATCTGAAAAGCACTACATACACCAGACAACGCCAACTGACCAAACGTGTCTATAAGGCGATAGGTCATATCCGCATCGACAAGCTGACCGCAAGGGATATCCAGAAATTCATCAACAGCCTTGCCGGGGAAGGAGTAAACGAGCATACAGGCAAACCGCTGTCACACAAAACAATGATCCATTATTTATCGTTCATATCGACGGTGCTCGACTATGGTATAAAAATGGATATGCTGTCGGACAATCCGTGCAGGAGAGTGACCGTCCCGAAGGGCAGCAAGAAAAAGCGGCATATTCTCACAATGGAGGAAACACAGCATTTCTTTACGCTGCTTGATGAGCACGCAACGATCAAATGGAAAGCATTTTTTACGCTGATAATTTACAGCGGTATGCGTCGGGGGGAGATGCTCGGACTTGAATGGCATGACATTGATCTTCAAACGGGAGTTATCCACATTGAGCGAACGTCGAATTACACAAAGGCAAGGGGCATATATACCGATACCCCCAAGACCGAAAGCTCGGTGCGCTTCATAAAAGTCCCGATGAATGTGATAGACGTTTTGAAGGAATACAGAGAATGGCAGGATAGTGAGATCAGGCGACTCGGCAGCAAGTGGAACGAAACAGACCGCCTGTTTACAAAGTGGGATGGACGACCCATGAATCTTCAAACTCCATATGGCTGGCTGAAGGAGTTTTGCGAGGAACACAGCTTCCCATTTTATGGAATTCACCAATTCAGACACTTGCATACCAGCTTACTTATCGGTGCAGGTATCGACCCCACAACGGTTTCGGGCGTTTTAGGCCATGCCCAAGTTTCTACAACTTTGAACTTGTATTCTCATATGTTCAGAGAGAATCAGGTCAAGGCCTGCGATGCAGTTGCAAAGGCTCTGAGCTTTAACAATCCAGAACCTACACCTCCTAAAGATCCTGAACCGACTGTCACGGCAGACAATTGTAATGAAAGTGACATCAACCGTGCGAATATCATCTGCATCAAGACAGGGTACGGTGCGTGA